One Marasmius oreades isolate 03SP1 chromosome 2, whole genome shotgun sequence DNA segment encodes these proteins:
- a CDS encoding uncharacterized protein (BUSCO:EOG09263TQ5) translates to MSMLARRSVARVVAQPSLLVIPSSARNMATLRELELRLKSVRNIEKITKSMKMIASTKLAKAQRAMQAGKEYGIANSEVFDHSKEESPSDSIRRLFIVVSSDKGLCGGIHSSVSKATRRALNNLADTPLEGVKIDPTSPVMVIGDKSKAQLTRAQPKNLRLTFNQIGRDIPTFADAAGVADLITKSGVEFDAVVLVHNRFVSAISYEPKAFEVKGAAALKESEGFKRYEMEDDFTKDLAEFSLANAIYAALVEGHACEQSARRNAMDNASKNAKDMIDSLTMQYNRGRQAAITNELVDIITGASAL, encoded by the exons ATGTCGATGCTTGCTCGTCGATCCGTGGCCCGCGTCGTGGCTCAGCCCTCGCTACTGGTGATACCCTCAAGTGCCCGTAACATGGCTACCCTCCGTGAACTCGAACTTCGTCTCAAGTCTGTCCGCAACATTGAGAAAATTACAAAG TCAATGAAAATGATTGCATCTACAAAACTCGCAAAGGCTCAGAGAGCTATGCAAGCAGGAAAGGAATACGGTATCGCTAACTCCG AGGTCTTTGATCACTCGAAAGAAGAATCACCCTCAGACTCTATACGTCGTCTTTTCATCGTCGTCTCCTCCGATAAAGGCCTTTGCGGcggtatccattcttccgtCAGCAAAGCCACACGTCGCGCCTTGAATAACTTAGCAGACACTCCCCTTGAAGGTGTCAAGATAGACCCCACGTCGCCCGTCATGGTCATTGGTGACAAGTCGAAAGCCCAACTTACGCGTGCCCAACCCAAGAACCTCAGGCTGACGTTCAACCAAATTGGTAGAGACATCCCCACCTTCGCAGATGCTGCTGGTGTCGCGGATTTGATTACGAAGAGTGGTGTAGAGTTTGATGCGGTTGTCCTGGTTCACAACCGATTCGTCTCGGCAATCTCGTACGAGCCTAAGGCGTTTGAGGTCAAGGGTGCAGCAGCCTTGAAGGAAAGCG AGGGCTtcaagagatatgagatgGAAGACGACTTCACCAAGGATCTTGCCGAATTCTCTCTTGCCAATGCCATCTATGCGGCACTTGTAGAAGGTCATGCTTGCGAGCAGAGCGCACG TCGTAACGCTATGGACAACGCATCAAAGAACGCGAAGGACATGATTGATTCATTGACTATGCAGTATAACCGTGGTCGCCAGGCCGCAATTACGAACGAGTTGGTGGATATCATTACTG GTGCGAGCGCACTCTAA